Genomic window (Streptomyces sp. NBC_00078):
ACGGTGTCGGCTTCTCGAGGTGTTCGATCCCGGTCGGCGGCGCCGGCTCTCCTGGTGCCCCGGGGCTCGTTCCCGCGCCGGATCCGCTAGCCGCGCGAGAGGTCGCCGTCGTGCGGTCCCGGCCGGCTGTGTGCGGTGTCGTCGTCGCGGCTCACCTCGTGGTGACGGCCGTCGGGGCGGGGAAGCGGCTTGAGGTCGACCTGGATGCGGTGCGTGGAGTCATGGCTCACCGAGCCGCCCAGGCGTGCCTCGACCACACCCAGCCGCAGGCCGGCG
Coding sequences:
- a CDS encoding trypco2 family protein; its protein translation is MGDSEPIGLAEAIGTVRAELARAQAEGAESDWRFSVEQVSLEFSVQFHRAGEGGAGLRLGVVEARLGGSVSHDSTHRIQVDLKPLPRPDGRHHEVSRDDDTAHSRPGPHDGDLSRG